The proteins below come from a single Saccharophagus degradans 2-40 genomic window:
- a CDS encoding DEAD/DEAH box helicase family protein yields MSPFNEMEFRHSWRPYQKRVLDAVHQHLNDKRLHIVAAPGAGKTTLGLEVFRLLGKPAIVLSPTRVIRDQWLDRLTDFCQLDDINKLNWVSNTLLTPKTLTSITYQALHSQFAQELNQQDTTQDADEAEELELDKGLKDAELNNFISILEQYNIQVLILDEAHHLRAEWWRALEKVCNHLPNITLVSLTATPPYDSERNEWSRYEQLCGPIDEEISIPELVKAGTLCPHQDYIWACNATVEFSKQIKEYDQRVSSTCKTLFASAEFEQVVLAHPWLNSNNIEDWVIKEPKIAIALLSFIKAKALPPNKPLMQLLDLTQQDIPELGKKWWQTLVEAVLFSKTFEHNESNKKFIEALKKQLRAAELLYKTELSFEHSRRMERSLSLSATKIDACLDIHKLEYSKRGDALRQVILTDYIRDEALTSGMDTGALNLGAWPIFKTLTSSSPIADQIALLTGRLCIVPTSKLDALLNHLGSGNFKTEPMGNKQQYQKVTGPLNRLTGAFTALLIEGKIKVLVGTRALLGEGWDAPVVNSLILASSIGSFMPTNQMRGRAIRIDRQNSDKVSSIWHLVAIDPDSFGGWSDYHNLKKRFDTFVGLSEKKQTIESGFERMHATAIESDFKLTNSTPIALNNFQMRNRYNKIHSIAKRWQKALTLNANARVIPSVKTEKSPRIRGYMLRYSLKYLFTQLIGFMVIAGIYSVYAAPMARGLFPYFILAAVTGVLLYKLPKTIAVIKILIRYLPTDGALKQIGIALTEALSRAGFIETPFRELDVRVATIEDGSYYLSLAGSTFYESSLFADCLAEILAPIDNPRYIVLREGTFMGMRRDDYHAVPVIFTTRKETATIFYKAWCKNVSLSELIYTRSTDGRKKLLKAKMKAFSSTFSNDVKRQDRWQ; encoded by the coding sequence ATGTCCCCCTTTAATGAAATGGAATTTCGCCACAGCTGGCGCCCCTACCAAAAGCGCGTACTCGATGCCGTACACCAACATCTAAACGACAAACGCCTGCATATTGTTGCTGCACCTGGCGCAGGAAAAACAACCCTGGGGCTAGAAGTATTTAGGTTACTCGGTAAACCCGCAATTGTGCTATCACCCACCCGCGTAATACGCGACCAATGGTTAGATCGCCTAACGGACTTTTGCCAGCTGGACGACATTAATAAGCTAAATTGGGTTAGCAACACATTATTAACACCCAAAACGCTTACATCTATCACTTACCAAGCGTTACATTCGCAATTTGCACAAGAACTGAATCAACAGGATACAACCCAAGATGCAGATGAAGCAGAAGAGTTGGAGCTAGATAAAGGACTAAAAGACGCAGAACTCAATAATTTTATTAGTATTCTCGAGCAGTATAATATTCAAGTACTTATATTAGACGAAGCGCACCACCTACGCGCAGAGTGGTGGCGAGCACTTGAAAAAGTGTGCAATCACTTGCCCAATATTACCCTTGTATCGCTTACCGCCACACCACCCTACGATTCTGAGCGCAATGAATGGAGCCGCTACGAGCAATTGTGCGGGCCAATCGACGAAGAGATTTCGATACCGGAATTAGTAAAAGCAGGTACGCTCTGCCCTCATCAAGATTACATATGGGCATGTAATGCTACAGTAGAATTCAGTAAACAAATAAAAGAGTACGACCAACGCGTATCCTCAACCTGCAAAACACTCTTCGCAAGCGCTGAGTTTGAACAGGTTGTATTGGCCCACCCTTGGCTAAACAGTAACAATATAGAAGACTGGGTAATCAAAGAGCCGAAAATAGCAATTGCATTACTAAGCTTTATAAAAGCAAAAGCACTACCGCCCAACAAACCACTTATGCAACTGCTCGACCTCACACAGCAAGACATACCCGAGTTGGGAAAAAAGTGGTGGCAAACATTAGTGGAAGCTGTGCTTTTTTCTAAAACATTTGAACACAATGAATCAAACAAAAAATTCATTGAAGCGCTTAAAAAACAACTGCGCGCGGCGGAGCTACTGTATAAAACAGAATTGTCGTTTGAGCATTCTCGCAGAATGGAACGGTCTTTATCACTAAGTGCAACCAAAATAGATGCCTGCCTAGATATTCATAAGCTCGAATACAGCAAGCGTGGCGATGCACTGCGGCAAGTAATTTTAACCGATTATATTCGTGACGAAGCGCTTACATCGGGCATGGACACCGGCGCACTTAATCTTGGCGCTTGGCCAATTTTTAAAACACTAACTTCCTCCTCTCCCATTGCTGACCAAATTGCGTTACTTACCGGCAGGCTTTGCATAGTGCCAACCAGTAAATTAGATGCACTACTGAATCATTTAGGTAGCGGAAACTTTAAAACCGAGCCAATGGGCAACAAGCAACAGTACCAAAAAGTAACTGGCCCGTTAAACCGCTTAACCGGTGCGTTTACTGCATTGTTAATCGAAGGAAAAATAAAAGTGTTAGTTGGCACACGTGCACTACTAGGAGAAGGCTGGGATGCCCCTGTCGTTAATTCGTTAATACTCGCCAGCTCGATTGGTTCATTTATGCCAACCAATCAAATGCGTGGCCGAGCAATACGTATAGACCGCCAAAATAGCGATAAAGTTAGCTCTATATGGCACCTAGTAGCCATAGACCCAGACAGTTTTGGCGGCTGGAGCGACTACCATAATCTTAAAAAACGTTTTGATACGTTTGTAGGCCTATCTGAAAAAAAGCAAACCATCGAAAGTGGATTCGAACGCATGCACGCTACTGCAATTGAATCAGACTTTAAACTCACCAACAGCACGCCAATAGCGCTAAACAACTTCCAAATGCGTAACAGGTACAACAAGATACACAGTATCGCCAAACGCTGGCAAAAAGCGTTAACCCTTAATGCTAACGCACGTGTTATACCCTCTGTTAAAACAGAAAAGTCGCCACGTATTCGCGGTTATATGCTGCGCTACTCGCTAAAATATTTGTTCACTCAGCTTATTGGCTTTATGGTTATTGCAGGTATTTATTCTGTCTATGCTGCTCCCATGGCACGCGGGCTTTTTCCCTACTTTATATTGGCGGCAGTAACTGGCGTGTTACTGTATAAACTACCCAAAACGATTGCCGTGATTAAAATACTTATTCGCTATTTACCTACCGATGGCGCACTTAAGCAAATAGGTATTGCCCTTACCGAAGCCCTAAGCCGAGCGGGCTTTATCGAAACACCTTTTCGAGAGTTAGACGTTCGAGTAGCAACTATCGAAGATGGAAGCTATTACCTTTCATTAGCAGGCAGCACATTTTACGAATCGTCGTTATTTGCTGATTGCTTAGCAGAAATTCTAGCGCCCATAGACAACCCTAGATATATAGTTTTACGTGAAGGGACGTTTATGGGAATGCGAAGAGATGACTACCACGCAGTGCCGGTTATATTTACCACAAGAAAGGAAACCGCTACTATTTTTTACAAAGCGTGGTGCAAAAACGTTAGCCTTTCAGAGCTTATTTACACTCGATCTACAGATGGCCGTAAAAAACTACTCAAAGCAAAGATGAAAGCTTTTTCATCTACATTTAGCAACGACGTAAAAAGACAAGATAGATGGCAATAA
- the lepB gene encoding signal peptidase I: MSNRNKLNSKIGQLWKQNRGFVLFLGLMLVFRSAFADWNSVPTGSMKPTIVEGDRILVNKMAYDLRVPFTHISLLHLADPERGDIIIFDSVASDTRLVKRVIGLPGDVVALSDNVLFINGKPLNYSDGAVAGAVNAHAPKQAYELDKTEDLVGIKHSVRVNKQGSHLSTFDAVVVPDGHYLAMGDNRDNSADSRVIGFVPRSEIVGRTRSVVLSFNYENFYIPRKDRFLHTL, translated from the coding sequence ATGAGCAATAGGAATAAACTTAACAGTAAAATCGGCCAACTATGGAAGCAAAATCGCGGTTTTGTATTGTTTTTAGGGTTGATGCTGGTATTTAGAAGTGCCTTCGCCGATTGGAACTCAGTGCCCACTGGGTCGATGAAGCCTACTATTGTTGAGGGTGACCGTATTCTTGTAAACAAAATGGCTTACGATCTGCGAGTACCATTCACTCATATATCTCTTTTACATTTAGCCGACCCAGAGCGCGGCGATATTATTATTTTCGATTCTGTAGCGTCCGATACTCGTTTAGTTAAGCGTGTAATTGGTTTGCCCGGTGACGTGGTAGCCCTAAGTGATAACGTATTGTTTATTAACGGCAAGCCGCTTAATTACAGTGATGGAGCGGTTGCAGGTGCCGTAAACGCTCATGCGCCAAAACAGGCCTATGAGTTAGATAAAACAGAAGATTTAGTAGGAATTAAACATAGCGTGCGAGTGAACAAGCAAGGTTCGCATTTGTCTACCTTTGATGCGGTAGTGGTGCCCGACGGGCATTACTTGGCTATGGGAGACAACAGAGATAACAGCGCAGATTCGCGCGTTATTGGCTTTGTACCCCGCTCAGAAATAGTCGGTCGCACGCGCAGTGTGGTTTTATCGTTTAACTACGAAAACTTTTACATTCCAAGAAAAGACCGTTTTTTACATACCTTGTAA
- a CDS encoding GNAT family N-acetyltransferase — protein sequence MELTIEVDDLSRPAIAELLSDHMREMWEVSNPESCHTLALDKLRAPEVTFWSVWSGDELVGCGAIKRLNDTHLELKSMRTKPQYQGKGVGAQLLRHIIAYAEDEGYTRISLETGSSSWFDRACNLYEKFGFTYCEPFGDYTLDPNSLFMTRTLP from the coding sequence ATGGAACTAACAATTGAAGTTGACGATTTATCGCGGCCTGCGATTGCAGAATTACTATCCGATCACATGCGTGAAATGTGGGAGGTATCTAACCCAGAAAGCTGCCATACACTGGCGTTAGATAAGTTGCGCGCACCAGAAGTCACATTTTGGAGTGTATGGAGCGGCGATGAGTTGGTTGGTTGCGGTGCAATTAAAAGACTGAATGACACACACCTAGAGCTTAAATCTATGCGTACCAAGCCGCAGTACCAAGGTAAGGGAGTGGGTGCGCAGTTGTTGCGGCATATAATTGCCTATGCCGAGGATGAAGGTTATACACGTATTAGTTTAGAAACAGGCTCTTCATCGTGGTTTGATAGAGCGTGTAACCTGTATGAGAAATTTGGTTTCACCTATTGCGAGCCTTTCGGTGATTATACGTTAGACCCTAACAGTTTATTTATGACACGTACTCTACCCTAG
- a CDS encoding DUF1993 domain-containing protein: protein MLASAPNIFIYYLDRLAFILQKIDVMAGDETLQARLTDDMLPLINHVRACANFSLRGCCPLIGQPAVSFENEINSFDGLQQQIEQTIAYLNSLVITEANLPKSVQDKAGFATVTLGPYEYLFQYIFPNFYFHLNMVYAIARQQGVPLSKQDYDAYHKYPTGFSFER, encoded by the coding sequence ATGTTGGCAAGTGCACCCAATATTTTTATCTATTATTTAGACCGTCTCGCGTTTATTTTACAAAAAATAGACGTAATGGCTGGCGACGAGACATTGCAAGCGCGTTTAACCGACGACATGCTGCCGCTAATAAATCATGTGCGGGCCTGTGCCAATTTTAGCCTTCGCGGGTGCTGTCCGCTAATAGGGCAGCCGGCAGTTAGTTTCGAAAACGAAATAAATAGTTTTGATGGTTTGCAGCAACAAATAGAGCAAACTATTGCGTATCTCAACTCGCTAGTTATTACCGAAGCGAATTTGCCTAAAAGTGTGCAGGATAAAGCCGGCTTCGCAACGGTTACGCTCGGGCCTTACGAGTACCTTTTCCAATATATCTTCCCTAATTTTTATTTTCACCTGAATATGGTTTACGCCATTGCTCGCCAACAAGGTGTGCCGCTAAGTAAGCAAGACTACGATGCATACCATAAATACCCCACGGGGTTTTCTTTCGAACGCTAA
- a CDS encoding bifunctional metallophosphatase/5'-nucleotidase encodes MKRLKLTAAILSSLALAACGGDGKDGANGTDGANGAAGDNGVNSLIAQVVLEAGHGECPLGGVAIHSGLDVDASGMLDESEITETNYVCNNDAFELQLLHFADVDGGRDIINNAVRFSALVKSFKNDYANTLLLSSGDNWIPGPEYNVASDNALRPVLGVTGTGRAHVAYLNALGVQASVFGNHEFDLGTGEVAALLSAEASGDNAWAGARFPYLSANIDFSTDANLAPLVGANGAPAAALKNKIAASTVITVGGQRVGVVGATTSTLHSISSPGDVTIAPADSADINALAASIQASVDELTATGINKVIVLAHMQQIAIERELATLLSDVDIIVAGGSNTLLADTNDRLRGGDTAVDTYPLVFDSAADEPTLVVNTDGDYTYLGRLVVSFDSNGVIIPSLMDDAINGVYAADETGLIENGLGVSDAIAEVKAISDTLTSALAARAGNVFGSTSVYLNGERSAVRSEETNFGSLTAQANLEYAQLTDASVAVSIKNGGGIRASIGYCSVPPGATGDDAVVCNAPAGIEGINNPGEVSQLDLEIALRFNNSLSLVTLTGEQLKQVLEHGVAASSDGATPGQFPQVAGIRFSFDTAQTAQTVDDSVSPPAVSTAGSRIRNLVVLDSNGAQADGSEVVVVENGVLNPTAASQTFRVVTLGFLAGGGDRYPFPSGAGANIVDLEAEGVQTGNTVFADDGTEQDALAEYMFTHYPADDSDATPSFSVEDVSAEQDVVIQNLSKVAADTVLSAD; translated from the coding sequence ATGAAACGATTGAAGTTGACAGCGGCAATATTGTCTTCCCTTGCTTTGGCGGCCTGTGGTGGCGACGGTAAGGATGGTGCAAATGGAACCGATGGCGCTAACGGCGCAGCCGGAGACAATGGTGTAAACAGCCTAATAGCGCAGGTGGTACTAGAGGCCGGCCACGGCGAGTGTCCTTTAGGTGGCGTGGCTATTCACTCTGGTTTAGATGTTGATGCCAGCGGTATGTTGGATGAGTCCGAAATTACAGAAACCAACTATGTGTGTAATAACGACGCTTTCGAACTACAGCTATTGCATTTTGCTGATGTAGACGGCGGACGAGATATTATAAATAACGCGGTGCGATTTTCTGCGCTGGTTAAAAGCTTTAAAAACGATTACGCCAACACCTTGCTATTAAGCTCTGGTGATAACTGGATTCCAGGGCCGGAATACAATGTGGCAAGTGATAACGCGCTGCGACCTGTATTGGGCGTAACCGGTACTGGCCGTGCGCATGTTGCTTATTTGAATGCATTGGGCGTGCAGGCGTCGGTATTTGGTAATCACGAATTCGATTTAGGCACCGGCGAAGTGGCCGCATTACTTTCTGCCGAAGCAAGTGGCGATAACGCATGGGCTGGTGCTCGCTTTCCTTATCTTTCAGCGAATATTGATTTTTCTACCGATGCAAATTTGGCACCGCTTGTGGGTGCGAATGGCGCACCGGCCGCTGCACTAAAAAATAAAATTGCAGCGAGTACTGTAATTACCGTAGGCGGTCAGCGCGTTGGTGTGGTAGGGGCGACCACGTCTACATTACATAGTATTTCTTCACCGGGCGATGTCACTATAGCTCCAGCTGACAGCGCGGATATAAATGCGCTAGCGGCTTCTATTCAGGCCAGTGTGGATGAGTTAACTGCAACAGGTATTAACAAAGTGATTGTATTGGCGCACATGCAGCAAATTGCTATAGAGCGCGAATTGGCAACACTGCTAAGTGATGTAGATATTATTGTTGCCGGTGGTTCAAACACGTTATTGGCGGATACCAACGATAGATTGCGCGGTGGTGATACTGCTGTAGATACTTACCCCTTAGTTTTTGATAGTGCAGCTGACGAGCCTACACTAGTGGTGAATACCGATGGCGATTACACTTACCTTGGTCGCTTGGTGGTTAGCTTCGATAGTAACGGCGTAATTATTCCTAGCTTGATGGATGATGCTATAAATGGAGTATACGCAGCAGATGAAACAGGCCTAATTGAAAATGGTTTAGGTGTAAGTGACGCGATTGCAGAAGTAAAAGCCATTTCTGATACGTTAACGTCGGCGCTAGCTGCACGCGCAGGTAATGTATTTGGCTCTACCTCGGTGTACTTAAATGGTGAGCGCAGTGCGGTACGTAGCGAAGAAACCAACTTTGGCAGCCTTACTGCTCAGGCTAACTTGGAGTACGCACAATTAACCGATGCGAGCGTTGCTGTTTCAATTAAAAATGGCGGTGGTATTCGTGCATCTATTGGCTACTGCAGTGTGCCACCCGGTGCAACCGGCGATGATGCGGTAGTGTGTAATGCCCCTGCTGGTATCGAAGGCATAAATAACCCAGGTGAAGTGTCGCAATTAGATTTAGAAATTGCGTTACGTTTTAATAATTCACTGTCACTTGTTACCCTTACCGGTGAGCAATTAAAACAAGTATTAGAGCACGGTGTAGCGGCAAGTAGCGATGGCGCAACCCCTGGTCAATTCCCACAGGTTGCTGGTATCCGCTTTAGTTTTGACACTGCACAAACGGCTCAAACGGTAGATGATTCTGTGTCGCCACCTGCGGTGAGCACGGCGGGTTCGCGTATTCGCAACCTTGTAGTGTTAGATAGCAATGGTGCTCAGGCCGATGGCAGTGAAGTTGTAGTGGTAGAAAACGGTGTACTTAACCCTACAGCCGCTTCGCAAACTTTTAGAGTGGTTACGTTAGGCTTCTTGGCTGGCGGCGGAGATCGCTACCCATTCCCATCGGGTGCGGGTGCTAATATTGTGGATCTTGAAGCCGAAGGTGTGCAAACAGGCAATACAGTTTTTGCTGACGATGGCACCGAGCAAGATGCGCTAGCAGAATATATGTTCACTCATTACCCAGCCGACGATAGCGATGCAACGCCAAGCTTTAGTGTGGAGGATGTAAGTGCCGAGCAGGATGTGGTTATTCAAAACTTAAGTAAGGTTGCAGCAGATACTGTACTAAGTGCAGATTAA
- a CDS encoding CHASE2 domain-containing protein — MLGFKATLQQIKQHIQLLAFCAVLSLLTGLVSHYQMTVAFDRFVFDWAQRFAPLTIGDDIVIIEIDDKSIAQLGRWPWSRDTHAALINTLHAENANTIAFDILFADYDKTNPQADQAFTNAIQQHGNVILPLHIEKLGTQGQMLEVLPAKSFVKAAAGLGHVHVAQDSDGVTRSVFLKEGVGNAFWPHFSVTIHQHYEQPLATLPGEQNHQQNMLPEPNTIARDYLNYIPVTTSAPNLTYFSYADVLAQNTAKNAFNNKLVFIGATATGLGDVLTTSVGAMAGVELNAWIYEALRQDKLIQHAGPSVTLAINLLATFILLIILGRLAPKALLLASLASVLGLLGLSIGLQNYFSVWLPLSPALFALCMFYPLWSWLRLEIAVKFLKSELHQLNEHPHQLQFEIKQAERGLNYLQDLGILSRWESSKRTEEKNTPANLTSAENDEHVFLLHTDTAIIRAYLSKQYLQKIPSDWQMAKRAQALFNRFYTRNNTSPYAKGSGTEVISQTVAQLSAVKQSEEISQRLLQQSLAKLQDGVIIANMYGTVLFANDAFSAMTGRTVDSNTNLMDAIGQLSLKDSNQWRPLIASLYADRKSISGQAANTNTNVDLFFQARTENIYGDFEDTIIITFTNITEVRAAEKAKMEALNFLSHDLRAPMLSVLAVIERHKTNCAEANFAEHQAFTTIETLVRQNLSYAEDFLQLSRAQTLKESQFHFCDLHAIFDGAHKNALALARAKNVSIQTQKADVDAWVMGDHTLLERALTNIITNAIKYSPKNSFIQLNLAQAGNQFEIAVQDNGIGINNKDLKTIFERFSRGKSGNKEHGAGLGLYFAALVAKQHAGDIEVESELGKGSVFKLVLPACAE, encoded by the coding sequence TTGCTGGGCTTTAAAGCAACACTGCAACAAATAAAACAGCACATACAACTACTGGCGTTTTGTGCTGTTCTTTCTCTTCTTACCGGGTTGGTCTCGCATTACCAAATGACGGTAGCCTTCGATCGATTCGTATTCGATTGGGCGCAACGCTTTGCCCCGCTTACCATTGGCGACGATATAGTCATTATAGAAATAGACGATAAAAGCATTGCCCAACTCGGGCGCTGGCCTTGGTCTCGCGACACCCACGCGGCATTGATTAATACCCTGCACGCTGAAAACGCCAACACCATTGCCTTTGATATTTTATTTGCAGATTACGATAAAACTAATCCACAAGCCGACCAAGCCTTTACCAACGCCATACAACAGCACGGTAACGTTATACTGCCCCTGCACATTGAAAAATTAGGCACCCAGGGGCAAATGCTAGAAGTGCTGCCGGCCAAATCGTTTGTAAAAGCGGCTGCGGGCTTAGGCCATGTACACGTAGCGCAAGATAGCGACGGCGTTACCCGCAGCGTGTTTTTAAAAGAAGGGGTGGGCAACGCCTTTTGGCCGCACTTTTCGGTCACCATTCACCAGCATTACGAACAGCCCTTAGCAACATTGCCAGGCGAGCAAAACCATCAGCAAAACATGCTCCCCGAACCCAACACTATTGCGCGCGATTACTTAAATTACATTCCTGTAACCACTAGCGCCCCCAACCTAACGTATTTTTCTTATGCGGATGTGCTTGCTCAAAACACCGCCAAAAATGCGTTTAACAACAAACTCGTTTTTATTGGAGCCACGGCAACAGGCTTAGGCGACGTGCTTACCACCTCTGTTGGCGCTATGGCGGGTGTAGAACTTAACGCGTGGATATACGAAGCCCTAAGGCAAGACAAACTTATTCAGCATGCAGGGCCAAGTGTTACTCTTGCTATAAATTTATTGGCCACATTTATTTTACTTATTATTCTTGGCCGCCTTGCACCTAAAGCGCTACTGCTTGCAAGCTTAGCCTCTGTACTAGGCTTACTAGGCCTAAGCATTGGTTTACAAAATTACTTCAGTGTGTGGCTACCACTTTCGCCAGCTTTATTTGCCCTGTGTATGTTTTACCCGCTATGGAGCTGGTTGCGATTAGAAATAGCGGTAAAATTTTTAAAGAGCGAGCTACACCAATTAAATGAACACCCCCATCAACTTCAGTTTGAAATAAAACAAGCCGAAAGAGGCCTAAATTATTTACAAGATTTAGGCATTCTTAGCCGCTGGGAATCGAGCAAGCGCACGGAAGAAAAAAACACCCCAGCCAATTTAACTAGTGCAGAAAACGACGAGCATGTATTTTTATTGCACACAGACACAGCCATTATTCGCGCTTATTTATCTAAGCAATACCTGCAAAAAATACCCAGCGACTGGCAAATGGCAAAGCGCGCACAGGCGCTATTCAATCGTTTTTATACTCGCAACAACACCTCGCCATACGCTAAAGGCTCCGGCACTGAAGTTATATCGCAAACCGTTGCGCAATTAAGCGCGGTAAAGCAAAGCGAAGAAATTAGCCAGCGGTTACTGCAACAAAGTTTAGCCAAACTACAGGACGGCGTAATAATAGCCAACATGTACGGTACAGTGCTGTTCGCAAACGACGCCTTTAGCGCTATGACAGGCCGAACCGTAGACAGCAACACCAACTTAATGGATGCCATCGGTCAACTTAGCCTAAAAGACAGCAATCAGTGGCGCCCGCTTATTGCTTCGCTCTATGCCGATAGAAAATCCATTTCTGGCCAAGCGGCAAACACCAATACCAATGTAGATTTATTCTTCCAAGCGCGCACAGAAAATATATACGGGGACTTTGAAGATACCATCATCATTACCTTCACCAACATTACCGAAGTGCGCGCAGCAGAAAAAGCCAAAATGGAAGCCCTTAATTTTCTCTCGCACGACTTACGCGCCCCTATGCTTTCGGTATTGGCGGTTATTGAACGTCACAAAACCAATTGCGCCGAAGCTAATTTTGCCGAGCATCAAGCGTTTACCACAATAGAAACCTTAGTACGACAAAACCTAAGCTACGCAGAAGACTTTTTACAGCTTAGCCGCGCGCAAACACTCAAGGAATCACAATTCCACTTTTGCGACCTGCACGCTATTTTTGACGGCGCCCACAAAAACGCACTGGCGTTGGCCCGAGCTAAAAACGTGAGTATTCAAACGCAAAAAGCGGACGTAGATGCTTGGGTAATGGGCGATCACACGCTACTAGAACGCGCCCTAACCAATATTATTACCAACGCAATTAAATACAGCCCTAAAAATAGTTTTATTCAGCTGAACTTGGCGCAAGCAGGTAACCAGTTTGAAATTGCGGTACAAGATAACGGCATTGGCATAAACAACAAAGATTTAAAAACCATTTTCGAGCGCTTTAGCCGTGGTAAAAGCGGCAACAAAGAACACGGTGCAGGCCTTGGGTTATATTTTGCGGCACTGGTAGCCAAGCAACATGCGGGCGACATTGAAGTTGAAAGCGAGCTAGGTAAGGGCAGCGTATTTAAACTAGTGCTGCCTGCCTGCGCGGAATAA
- a CDS encoding FecR domain-containing protein yields MTKPSKIHSLAMVFCLTIAAWSQTALSADWLYTVRPGDTFWDLCLKYTNKSNCWQELPDLNQVKRTRELPPGYVIRIPVSWLKQAPAPVTIEHLSGDVFLAAQATAPHTPAINSAANTPKAKPLSSGEKLSIGSTVYTENGYASLRFADGSTLMVMPYSSVALDAFTTHDGEAIVDSRMRLLKGTVKAKVKKRQPQTRFSITTPDAVAAVRGTEFQVSSSDDQAAPTRIEVFEGLVGVGNDKSQQEVPAGFGISASKDKALAAPKALLTAPVITPPPAAVIQPYTLEWQALEQASNYEVHINSHDETNALQQHATVATTAMEINNLAIGCYTVNVSGVDAEQFQGLAAQQKLCTAPNVGTPVLAKTGLQKAKGNNNLTWAAPEGAQSYEVQFASDAEFSHITNETTTNTPTIALTTNKKVFIRVRAIGEAGQASSYSNALPYQPKNKDWQAILFIGIAFIAGL; encoded by the coding sequence ATGACTAAGCCCAGTAAAATACACTCACTCGCTATGGTGTTCTGCTTAACAATTGCCGCGTGGAGCCAAACAGCACTCAGCGCTGACTGGCTATATACCGTGCGCCCAGGCGACACCTTTTGGGACCTGTGCCTTAAATACACAAACAAAAGCAACTGCTGGCAGGAGCTGCCCGACCTGAACCAGGTAAAACGTACCCGCGAACTGCCGCCAGGCTACGTTATCCGCATCCCCGTCAGCTGGTTGAAACAAGCGCCAGCACCGGTGACTATCGAACACCTTTCTGGCGATGTATTCTTGGCCGCGCAAGCAACCGCGCCTCACACACCCGCCATAAACAGCGCTGCCAACACGCCAAAAGCTAAACCACTTAGCAGTGGCGAAAAACTGAGCATTGGCAGCACCGTGTATACCGAAAACGGCTATGCCAGCCTGCGCTTCGCCGACGGCAGCACCCTTATGGTTATGCCCTACTCATCGGTAGCGCTAGATGCCTTTACCACCCACGATGGCGAAGCCATTGTAGATAGCCGTATGCGCCTGCTAAAAGGCACGGTAAAAGCCAAGGTTAAGAAGCGCCAGCCGCAAACCCGCTTTAGTATTACCACGCCCGATGCAGTTGCAGCCGTACGCGGCACCGAGTTCCAAGTAAGTTCGAGCGACGACCAAGCAGCCCCCACGCGTATAGAAGTATTTGAAGGCCTGGTTGGCGTTGGTAACGACAAATCACAGCAAGAAGTACCCGCAGGCTTTGGTATTAGTGCAAGTAAAGATAAAGCGCTTGCGGCCCCCAAAGCGCTGCTAACCGCCCCTGTAATCACGCCCCCTCCGGCTGCGGTTATTCAACCTTATACGCTTGAATGGCAAGCTTTAGAGCAAGCCAGCAACTATGAGGTTCATATAAATAGCCACGACGAAACCAATGCACTACAACAGCACGCAACGGTTGCCACAACAGCAATGGAAATAAACAACCTCGCCATAGGCTGCTACACCGTAAATGTAAGCGGTGTAGATGCCGAGCAGTTTCAAGGCTTAGCCGCACAGCAAAAACTTTGCACCGCGCCGAATGTTGGCACCCCCGTGCTGGCTAAAACCGGCTTGCAAAAGGCAAAGGGCAACAACAACCTAACTTGGGCCGCTCCCGAAGGCGCCCAAAGCTACGAGGTGCAATTTGCTAGCGATGCCGAGTTCAGCCACATAACCAATGAAACAACAACTAACACACCCACAATAGCGCTAACCACCAACAAAAAAGTCTTTATTCGCGTGCGCGCGATTGGCGAGGCAGGCCAAGCCAGCAGCTATTCAAATGCTTTGCCTTACCAGCCCAAAAACAAAGACTGGCAAGCCATTTTATTTATAGGAATCGCGTTCATTGCTGGGCTTTAA